In Brachypodium distachyon strain Bd21 chromosome 2, Brachypodium_distachyon_v3.0, whole genome shotgun sequence, one genomic interval encodes:
- the LOC100826337 gene encoding WAT1-related protein At1g68170 — protein sequence MPAAMAIERTEGEVKAAREAVMLPLSMVIVQLIVVGMLVLSKMALAEGMSPFVIIVYRNLIAAAAVLPLAIIFERELWKKVNWAVGGWIFANAAFGDVMAMGFYFYGLQITSATYSSIFLNLIPIATFMIAVLIRAEKLTWGKWPGKMMLMGALLCVGGTMMVSLLKGRLLHLWPENLLKFHAGAPADPASTHHNMVVGTLWLLGSCLSYALYFIVQAKLVKVFPSTYWMTMLTSLVGSFQSLVVGVFLVHDRAEWRLKWDLQLLTVVYSGVFNTGIAFLLISWVIKRSGPIYPPMFNSVSLILTTIFDSMLLGTDIYLGSVLGTVLIVVGLYAFLWGKGKELKLAAGAAAAQRQEQQDAV from the exons ATGCCGGCGGCTATGGCGATCGAACGGACGGAGGGGGAGGTTAAGGCAGCGCGGGAGGCGGTGATGCTGCCTCTGAGCATGGTCATCGTGCAGCTGATCGTCGTCGGGATGCTTGTTCTGTCCAAGATGGCTCTCGCCGAAGGCATGAGCCCCTTTGTCATCATCGTCTACAGAAACCTcatcgccgctgccgctgtccTGCCACTCGCCATCATTTTTGAgag GGAATTGTGGAAAAAGGTGAACTGGGCTGTTGGGGGCTGGATTTTTGCAAATGCTGCATTCGG AGACGTTATGGCGATGGGGTTCTACTTCTACGGGTTGCAAATTACTAGCGCCACGTACTCCTCCATCTTCCTTAACCTGATCCCTATTGCCACCTTCATGATTGCCGTACTGATACG GGCTGAGAAGCTGACGTGGGGAAAGTGGCCTGGCAAGATGATGCTGATGGGCGCGCTGCTGTGTGTGGGCGGGACTATGATGGTGAGCCTATTGAAAGGCAGGCTGCTGCATCTATGGCCTGAGAACCTGCTTAAATTCCATGCCGGGGCACCAGCGGATCCCGCCAGCACTCACCATAACATGGTCGTCGGTACGCTTTGGTTGTTGGGCAGCTGCCTGAGCTACGCCCTATACTTCATCGTGCAG GCAAAACTTGTGAAGGTGTTCCCATCAACATATTGGATGACGATGCTGACCTCCCTAGTGGGAAGCTTCCAATCGTTAGTGGTGGGAGTCTTCCTCGTCCATGATAGAGCAGAATGGAGGCTCAAGTGGGACCTTCAGCTCCTCACAGTCGTCTACTCG GGCGTGTTCAACACGGGCATTGCATTCTTGCTTATCTCGTGGGTGATCAAACGGAGTGGACCGATCTACCCTCCAATGTTCAATTCCGTGTCCTTGATCCTCACCACAATCTTCGACTCAATGCTACTCGGCACCGACATCTACCTTGGGAG TGTGTTGGGGACTGTGCTAATTGTGGTGGGGCTGTATGCATTCCTCTGGGGCAAAGGCAAGGAGCTGAAGCTCGCTGCTGGTGCGGCGGCTGCACAGAGGCAGGAGCAGCAAGATGCAGTATGA